In Bombus pascuorum chromosome 13, iyBomPasc1.1, whole genome shotgun sequence, a single genomic region encodes these proteins:
- the LOC132913752 gene encoding sulfide:quinone oxidoreductase, mitochondrial → MSHIRSLRHTMSCLNIWKLKRQILIKNGYRDIHHSCKVLVVGGGTGGCSMAAKFADTFKDQVVIIEPNEIHYYQPMFTLIGGGIRSFEHSKKLMKDILPKNAKWFQENVMSFEPPHNQVTMSNGDTVQYEIMIIAMGLQLYWEKIPGLIESLKDNMSGVCSIYGPETVINVFPKITRTKGGTAIFTFPNSPVKCPGAPQKIAYIAEEYFRNQKVRDNVKVVYNTALPVIFGVKKYADALWDVCKRRNITVNVQTNLIKIDPATEEAVFQKLDGSNETFVEKYSLLHVCPPMGPPDVLKKHPSLTNEVGFLSVDPKTLRHTKYSNIYGIGDCISAPNSKTMAAIAAQGKVLYKNIMDDLAGKPMIMAYNGYSSCPLVTGYNKCILAEFDYNLQPLETFPVNQGREYYFTFILKAYVFPLLYWTLMIRGKWDGPEFFRKYSNVIKKKEVAKI, encoded by the exons ATGAGTCATATTAGGAGCCTACGTCATACTATGtcttgtttaaatatttggaaattgaaaagaCAGATATTAATCAAGAATGGATATAGAGATATTCATCATTC GTGTAAAGTATTGGTAGTGGGTGGTGGTACTGGAGGTTGCAGCATGGCTGCAAAATTCGCTGATACATTTAAAGACCAAGTTGTTATAATAGAACCAAATGaa atACATTATTATCAACCAATGTTTACTTTGATCGGCGGTGGCATAAGATCTTTTGAACATTCAAAAAAGttaatgaaagatattttaccAAAGAATGCAAAGTGGTTTCAAGAAAATGTAATGAGTTTTGAACCACCACATAATCAAGTGACAATGAGCAATGGAGATACTGTTCAATATGAAATCATGATCATTGCAATGGGTTTGCAATTATATTGGGAAAAA ataccAGGTTTAATAGAAAGTCTTAAAGATAATATGTCAGGTGTTTGCTCAATTTATGGACCTGAGACtgttataaatgtatttccaAAAATTACAAGAACCAAGGGTGGTACTGCAATATTTACTTTTCCAAACAGTCCTGTTAAGTGTCCTGGAGCACCTCAAAAGATTGCATATATTGCAGAAGAGTATTttcgaaat CAAAAAGTACGCGATAATGTAAAGGTTGTGTATAACACTGCTTTACCAGTTATATTTGGAGTTAAAAAATATGCTGATGCTCTTTGGGATGTTTGCAAAAGAAGGAATATTACTGTAAATGTTCAAACTAATCTGATAAAGATAGATCCAGCTACAGAAGAAGctgtatttcaaaaattagatGGATCAAATGAAACGTTTGTTGAAAAA TATTCATTACTTCATGTATGTCCACCAATGGGCCCACCTGATGTTTTGAAGAAACATCCTTCATTAACAAACGAAGTAGGATTTTTGTCAGTTGATCCTAAAACTCTACGTCACACAAAGTACTCGAACATATACGGAATCGGAGATTGTATTAGCGCACCAAACTCTAAAACTATGGCAGCAATAG cTGCTCAGGGAAAAGTATtgtataaaaacattatggATGACTTGGCTGGTAAACCAATGATTATGGCCTACAATGGTTATTCATCCTGTCCTTTAGTTACTGGTTATAACAAGTGTATTTTGGCAGAATTTGATTATAATTTGCAACCATTGGAAACATTTCCCGTAAATCAAGGTCGAGAATACTATTTCACGTTTATACTAAAAGCCTACGTATTCCCGCTTTTATATTGGACCTTAATGATTCG CGGAAAATGGGATGGACCTGAATTTTTCaggaaatattcaaatgtgataaaaaagaaggaagtagctaaaatttaa
- the LOC132913753 gene encoding coatomer subunit zeta-1 isoform X2 gives MDGQLSEPTLYTVKGMAILDNDGNRILAKYYDKNIFPTSKEQKTFEKNLFNKTHRANAEIIMLDGLTCVYRSNVDLFFYVMGSSHENELILMSVLNCLYDSVSQILRKNVERKAVLDSLDIVMLAMDEICDGGIILDADASSVVQRVALRTDDIPLGEQTVAQVLQSAKEQLKWSLLK, from the exons ATGGATGGTCAGCTATCG gaACCAACACTTTATACCGTCAAGGGTATGGCCATTCTGGACAATGATGGTAACAGAATATTAgctaaatattatgataaaaatatatttcctacaTCGAAGGAACAAAAGACatttgaaaaaaatcttttcaacAAAACGCACAGAGCAAATGCAGAAATTATAATGCTGGATGGTTTAACATGTGTTTATAGAAGTAACGtagatttattcttttatgttATGGGAAGTTCTCATGAAAATGAG ctgATCTTAATGAGtgtattaaattgtttatatgATTCAGTGAGtcaaattttaagaaaaaatgttgaaagaaAAGCTGTTTTAGACAGCTTAGACATAGTCATGTTAGCAATGGATGAAATTTGTGATGGAGg AATTATTCTTGATGCTGATGCCTCGAGCGTGGTTCAAAGGGTGGCATTAAGAACAGATGATATCCCACTTGGGGAACAAACAGTCGCACag GTTTTACAATCTGCGAAAGAACAACTCAAGTGGTCTTTACtaaaataa
- the LOC132913753 gene encoding coatomer subunit zeta-1 isoform X1: MNRAGSSKVVQHNLSPMLRSDQDREFQQREPTLYTVKGMAILDNDGNRILAKYYDKNIFPTSKEQKTFEKNLFNKTHRANAEIIMLDGLTCVYRSNVDLFFYVMGSSHENELILMSVLNCLYDSVSQILRKNVERKAVLDSLDIVMLAMDEICDGGIILDADASSVVQRVALRTDDIPLGEQTVAQVLQSAKEQLKWSLLK; encoded by the exons ATGAATCGTGCTGGATCATCGAAAGTTGTACAACATAACCTCTCTCCAATGCTTCGGAGTGACCAGGATCGCGAATTTCAGCAACGC gaACCAACACTTTATACCGTCAAGGGTATGGCCATTCTGGACAATGATGGTAACAGAATATTAgctaaatattatgataaaaatatatttcctacaTCGAAGGAACAAAAGACatttgaaaaaaatcttttcaacAAAACGCACAGAGCAAATGCAGAAATTATAATGCTGGATGGTTTAACATGTGTTTATAGAAGTAACGtagatttattcttttatgttATGGGAAGTTCTCATGAAAATGAG ctgATCTTAATGAGtgtattaaattgtttatatgATTCAGTGAGtcaaattttaagaaaaaatgttgaaagaaAAGCTGTTTTAGACAGCTTAGACATAGTCATGTTAGCAATGGATGAAATTTGTGATGGAGg AATTATTCTTGATGCTGATGCCTCGAGCGTGGTTCAAAGGGTGGCATTAAGAACAGATGATATCCCACTTGGGGAACAAACAGTCGCACag GTTTTACAATCTGCGAAAGAACAACTCAAGTGGTCTTTACtaaaataa
- the LOC132913753 gene encoding coatomer subunit zeta-1 isoform X3, with the protein MAILDNDGNRILAKYYDKNIFPTSKEQKTFEKNLFNKTHRANAEIIMLDGLTCVYRSNVDLFFYVMGSSHENELILMSVLNCLYDSVSQILRKNVERKAVLDSLDIVMLAMDEICDGGIILDADASSVVQRVALRTDDIPLGEQTVAQVLQSAKEQLKWSLLK; encoded by the exons ATGGCCATTCTGGACAATGATGGTAACAGAATATTAgctaaatattatgataaaaatatatttcctacaTCGAAGGAACAAAAGACatttgaaaaaaatcttttcaacAAAACGCACAGAGCAAATGCAGAAATTATAATGCTGGATGGTTTAACATGTGTTTATAGAAGTAACGtagatttattcttttatgttATGGGAAGTTCTCATGAAAATGAG ctgATCTTAATGAGtgtattaaattgtttatatgATTCAGTGAGtcaaattttaagaaaaaatgttgaaagaaAAGCTGTTTTAGACAGCTTAGACATAGTCATGTTAGCAATGGATGAAATTTGTGATGGAGg AATTATTCTTGATGCTGATGCCTCGAGCGTGGTTCAAAGGGTGGCATTAAGAACAGATGATATCCCACTTGGGGAACAAACAGTCGCACag GTTTTACAATCTGCGAAAGAACAACTCAAGTGGTCTTTACtaaaataa